From one Phocoena sinus isolate mPhoSin1 chromosome 6, mPhoSin1.pri, whole genome shotgun sequence genomic stretch:
- the LOC116755493 gene encoding LOW QUALITY PROTEIN: testis-specific Y-encoded-like protein 5 (The sequence of the model RefSeq protein was modified relative to this genomic sequence to represent the inferred CDS: substituted 2 bases at 2 genomic stop codons): MHSKLHQEFHIARKYVALYGPDDCCWQLLPEDPWDHELQDQLAGTFELMPTFPHILPKSMYKDNPHFSRSRSAQEHTSCLQVYRVSCPPPPHSPSPTWLVSVSDLTVVPCLCRKTSGTLNRGMMQNAGLSKVEKGNECNDWVATTLEKSLSAARPRREEEVGGGSGWGDQPRAGARSLSEGAEPPARPPPPPPLQKEQQEAVEHIDEVQNEIDRLNEQASEEILKVEQKYNKLRQPFFQKRSELITQIPNFGGATFANHPQVSALLGEEDEEALHYLTRVEVTEFEDIKSGYRIDFYFDENPYFENKVLSKEFHLNESGDPSSKSTEIKXKSGKDLTKRSSQTQNKASRKRQHEDPESFFTWFTDHSDAGADELGEVIEDDIXPNALQYYLVPDMDDEEGEGEEDDDDEEEEGLEDIDEEGDADEGEEDEDDDEGEGGEKMTNGTLMDSNLPVLIFSSPREQVAVFFFLFFLLLLLCSVALFLRSLFSFIPWLTTYLGGKYLEQNSVGKESLPLSVPNSFLSLPVSTKTLWNQHHHTLWEKRKTSASLPLLEAGGY; encoded by the exons ctgCTACCAGAAGACCCCTGGGATCATGAACTACAGGATCAACTGGCAGGCACTTTTGAACTGATGCCCACGTTCCCGCATATCCTTCCGAAGAGCATGTACAAGGATAATCCACACTTTTCCCGAAGTCGATCTGCTCAAGAACACACCAGCTGTCTACAGGTCTACAGAGTCTCCTGTCCTCCTCCCCCTCACAGCCCATCTCCTACTTGGCTCGTGTCTGTCTCTGATCTTACTGTGGTGCCCTGCTTGTGTCGGAAGACCTCTGGCACGTTAAACAGAGGAATGATGCAAAACGCTGGTCTTAGTAAAGTTGAAAAAGGGAATGAATGTAATGACTGGGTAGCAA CTACTTTAGAAAAATCTTTGTCGGCCGCCCGCCCTCGCCGTGAGGAGGAAGTGGGAGGAGGAAGCGGCTGGGGAGATCAGCCGCGAGCTGGAGCGCGAAGCCTGAGTGAGGGAGCAGAGCCGCCTgcgcgcccgccgccgccgcctcccctcCAGAAAGAACAGCAGGAAGCAGTTGAACATATTGATGAAGTACAAAATGAAATAGACAGACTTAACGAACAAGCCAGTGAGGAGATTCTGAAAGTAGAACAGAAATATAACAAACTCCGCCAACCATTTTTTCAGAAGAGATCGGAATTGATCACCCAAATCCCAAATTTTGGGGGAGCAACATTTGCTAACCATCCACAAGTGTCTGCACTGCTTGGGGAGGAGGACGAAGAGGCGCTGCATTATTTGACAAGAGTCGAAGTGACAGAATTTGAAGATATTAAATCAGGTTACAggatagatttttattttgatgaaaacccttactttgaaaataaagttctCTCCAAAGAATTTCATCTGAACGAGAGTGGTGATCCATCTTCAAAGTCCACTGAAATCAAATGAAAATCCGGAAAGGATTTGACAAAACGTTCAAGTCAAACGCAGAATAAAGCCAGCAGGAAGAGACAGCATGAGGACCCAGAAAGCTTCTTCACCTGGTTTACTGATCATTCTGATGCAGGTGCAGATGAGTTAGGAGAGGTCATCGAAGATGATATTTGACCAAATGCATTACAGTACTACTTGGTTCCGGACATGGAtgatgaggaaggggaaggagaagaagatgatgatgatgaagaggaagaaggactGGAAGATATTGATGAAGAAGGGGATGCGGATGAAGGTGAagaagatgaagatgatgatgagggggagggaggagagaagatgaCTAATGGAACACTGATGGATTCCAACCttcctgttttaattttctccagTCCCCGGGAGCAagttgcagtctttttttttctttttttcctccttctcctcttgtgCTCAGTTGCCCTGTTTTTGaggtctcttttctcctttataccATGGCTCACAACTTATTTGGGGGGGAAATACCTTGAGCAGAATTCAGTGGGAAAAGAATCTCTACCCCTTTCTgttccaaattcatttttatccCTTCCTGTCTCAACAAAAACTTTATGGAATCAACACCACCATACtctgtgggaaaaaagaaaaacctctgcTTCCTTACCTCTGCTGGAAGCTGGAGGGTACTAG